CGGTGGAGGTCGTCTACTTTCGACCGCCCGGCGGCATTGGCCGCGATGTGGTGAGGCTCTTCGAAGCGCTGGGGTTGTTTCGCGAGCCGCTCGCCGGCCTCGAACCGCAACTCGCCCACGTCGAAGGCGCGCTCGAAGAGATCGCGCTCGATCCGGACGCGTCGCTTTCAGACCAACGCTTCGAGGCGCTCGTCGCCGAAGCGCAGGCGGCCCGGACGCGCATCCGCGAAGCGGCCTACCAGCAGCTCCATCGCGATCCGTATCGCGCCGGGATGGGCGCCGGCATCCTGGCGCGGGTCCCCAAGGAACTCGACGCGCTGAATGAGGAGGTGGTCATCACCGCCTCCATCGGCCTGGGGTTCACCATCGCACATCCGCCAGGCCACCGGGTGTTCTCGATCGAACTCGGCAGCGGCTCCCGCGTGGACGGCTTGCCGGGCGTTCCGGCGGGCGCGAGCTACGTCGGCACGTTCGACCGGGAGGAAGCCGTCGCCAACGAGTTCATCGACTTCTACGCCTCCGGCCATCCGCTCGTCGAGGGCATCTTCGCCCACTACGAGGAAGGCCCGCTCGGCCGCGTCGTGCGGTTCGAGATGGCAATCGGTGGAGACCTCGGCGAGGGGCTCGTGGCCATCTACAAGGACGGCCCGGCCTTCGAGGTGGTCGCGCTCGACGCCGACGGCGACACGCGCCTGGACTGGGCGGCGGCGATCTGTCAGCGGCCGATCCTGGCGCGCGCGGTGCTCGGCAAGAAGGCCGAGGACCACGACTGGCGAGGCATGATTCGCCGCCTGGGCGCGCAACTCGACGCCACCCGTCGTCTGCACGCAGTCGCCGCCATCGTGGTGCGGCCTGCCCCCACCCGTTGATCGACGGGCAACGGCAGGCGCGCTATTTCATGTTGATCAGCGGGACGGCATTGCCCCCGTAGAGAAACGTGCAGCCGCCTTTTGAGCACACCTCGCGCTGCATCTGGATGGCTTGGAGGGCCACGTACTGCTCGGAGTTCAATCCCATCTTCTGGTTGTACGCCTGGTCGGCGGCCGCCCGGCTCTCCTCCGCCATCTTCCGCTGATCCTCGGCAAGCTTCTTCTGCTTTTCCGTATTGATCCGTTGCTCCTGCGCGGCCGTCTCGACGCGCTGGTGCAGGATCGCATCGGGAGGGTTGGCGCGACCCAACGACATGTCCAGCACCCGCACCGGCACGCCTGTGTCCTTGATGATGGTTAGCAGGTGTTCCGTGACCACTTTGTCGACCGCTTCAGCGGCCGTGGCTTGAATGGCCATCTCATTCATCCCGTGTGCCTTCACGGCATCACGGACTGCCGTCCGGTACGGTTGATCGAGATTTCGCACCCAGAACCCGGGCTTGTCGCCGACGATGTCCTGCCCGAAGTCGCGCACCAACTTCACGCTGTCGGTGACTTGAAGGGTCAGCACGGAATGAAAATCGATCGGCACGCCGTCGGTCGTCATCAGGTCACTGAATTCAACGTCGATCCGCAACGGCTGCATGTTGACGTCGATACCAGTGGTCGTGAACGCCACATACTTGAGGCCGGTCTTCACGGGTGTCTCGTCCACGCCGCCACTGCCAAAGAACAGGGGCTTGCGCACGAGCACCGCTTCGTGGCCGGCATCGGGCTGTACTGTTCTGCAGCCGACGGCCAACCCCACGAGGAAGAGTACGGGCAATACAATCAGTTTTTTCATCGCATTTTCCTGGCTGGGTCACGGCGTTGTCCAGTTCAGTGTTGATCAGGAAGCGCCCGCCGGGTTGAGGTAATACAGCC
This genomic interval from Vicinamibacterales bacterium contains the following:
- a CDS encoding SPFH domain-containing protein, with translation MKKLIVLPVLFLVGLAVGCRTVQPDAGHEAVLVRKPLFFGSGGVDETPVKTGLKYVAFTTTGIDVNMQPLRIDVEFSDLMTTDGVPIDFHSVLTLQVTDSVKLVRDFGQDIVGDKPGFWVRNLDQPYRTAVRDAVKAHGMNEMAIQATAAEAVDKVVTEHLLTIIKDTGVPVRVLDMSLGRANPPDAILHQRVETAAQEQRINTEKQKKLAEDQRKMAEESRAAADQAYNQKMGLNSEQYVALQAIQMQREVCSKGGCTFLYGGNAVPLINMK